Proteins from a genomic interval of Beijerinckia indica subsp. indica ATCC 9039:
- a CDS encoding ATP-binding protein, with translation MPQLAVSPSRFRLPRHLTRKPVPLVLLLGALAALVLVTAAGLSLSTLRERDFNEARNHLGMLNQFLVEETDRTMSTVDLALTNVRHEILSRDSVDEASFLANGSDKTTRAVLVAALKGTPFLQSIDLIAADGQVINSSGGSLGVFPREASSGDQNNAQAFRSGCDEDFAEPFFIDKPVENPTTGTMTIPFCRHIDSLSGTRLGTLRGMIDIAYFKAFYQIVQKDPNIAVGLWRRDGTMLLQYPPAFIFSLLLRDKVSADAEIPSDDVPRAMTIKNSEAGPARLVIVGATRQFPLVVTISFTSSQIYLAWWRTAVMAAIGCLLCFLLIGFAIWLLTRQLTAYEALDLAIAEKSEAIAARNEAEAQLRQAQKLEAIGQLTGGIAHDFNNLLTAVLGNLELLSRHVEGGDAKLQRWTRNALEAAKRGASLTARLLAFSRRQPLEPQPADLFAMLQSMSDLLSRTLGENIQIEMRITEHLWRPFVDINQLDNAILNICLNARDAMEGRGKLVIAARNVTREETNNDMTDDALSADIIKGDYVLIEISDKGPGIDKAVLERVFEPFFTTKPIGQGTGLGLSQVYGFLKQSGGHIEIESEKGQGTTVRLFLPRARADAEQANASEPLSLAEPVGHRETLLIVEDDAEVRGYSVEILRSLGYTVLVAKQANEALAYLHQSRAIDLLFTDIGLPGMNGRDLAEAARMLRPGLPVLFTSGYARSGVLDEEHLDLGMQLLRKPFSRTELAWRLRFLLATRQAEGSRKGAEAR, from the coding sequence ATGCCCCAGCTCGCCGTTTCGCCGTCCCGTTTCCGCCTGCCGCGGCATCTTACCCGCAAACCGGTTCCTCTTGTCCTGTTGCTTGGTGCGCTCGCGGCTCTGGTGCTGGTGACCGCCGCCGGCTTATCGCTTTCCACCTTGCGTGAACGCGATTTCAATGAAGCCCGCAATCATCTTGGCATGCTCAACCAGTTTCTCGTCGAGGAAACAGATCGGACAATGTCGACTGTGGATCTCGCCTTGACAAATGTCCGGCATGAGATTCTGTCGAGGGACAGTGTGGACGAGGCGAGCTTTCTCGCGAACGGCAGCGACAAGACGACTCGTGCCGTTCTGGTGGCCGCTCTGAAGGGCACGCCTTTCTTGCAGTCGATCGATTTAATTGCGGCCGATGGTCAGGTGATCAATTCCTCGGGCGGATCGCTGGGTGTCTTCCCACGCGAGGCGTCATCGGGCGATCAGAATAATGCCCAGGCGTTTCGCTCTGGCTGCGACGAAGATTTCGCCGAGCCATTCTTTATCGACAAGCCGGTTGAGAATCCCACGACCGGCACTATGACGATCCCGTTCTGCCGACATATCGACAGCCTGTCCGGGACCCGTCTTGGCACGCTCAGGGGCATGATCGATATCGCCTATTTCAAGGCTTTCTATCAAATCGTCCAGAAAGACCCCAATATTGCGGTCGGTCTCTGGCGGCGCGATGGCACCATGCTTTTGCAATATCCGCCGGCTTTCATTTTCTCTCTTTTGTTGAGAGATAAGGTATCTGCGGATGCGGAGATTCCTTCCGACGACGTGCCGCGTGCCATGACCATAAAGAATTCCGAGGCTGGACCCGCGCGGCTCGTCATCGTCGGAGCCACGCGGCAATTTCCCCTTGTCGTCACGATCAGTTTCACAAGCAGTCAGATCTATCTCGCCTGGTGGCGAACGGCGGTCATGGCGGCAATCGGGTGTCTCTTATGTTTCCTGCTGATCGGATTCGCGATCTGGTTGCTGACGCGGCAATTGACAGCCTATGAGGCTCTTGACCTCGCCATTGCCGAAAAGAGCGAAGCCATCGCCGCCCGCAACGAGGCCGAGGCGCAATTGCGGCAGGCGCAAAAGCTTGAGGCGATCGGCCAACTCACTGGCGGCATAGCCCATGATTTCAATAATCTTCTCACGGCGGTTCTCGGTAATCTCGAATTGCTCAGCCGGCATGTCGAGGGCGGAGACGCCAAGCTCCAGCGTTGGACCCGCAATGCACTCGAGGCGGCCAAACGGGGCGCCTCACTGACCGCGCGTCTCCTTGCCTTCTCGCGGCGTCAGCCGCTCGAGCCGCAGCCGGCCGATCTGTTCGCCATGCTCCAATCCATGAGCGATCTTCTGAGCCGGACACTCGGCGAGAATATTCAGATCGAGATGCGGATCACTGAACATCTCTGGCGGCCCTTCGTCGATATCAATCAGCTCGACAATGCGATTTTGAATATCTGCCTGAATGCGCGCGATGCCATGGAGGGACGCGGCAAGCTTGTCATCGCCGCTCGCAATGTCACGCGCGAGGAAACCAACAATGACATGACCGATGATGCTTTGTCGGCTGATATCATTAAGGGTGATTATGTTCTGATCGAGATCAGTGACAAGGGGCCTGGAATCGATAAAGCTGTGCTTGAACGGGTGTTCGAGCCCTTTTTCACGACGAAGCCCATCGGCCAGGGCACGGGGCTCGGCCTCAGCCAGGTTTATGGCTTTCTCAAGCAGAGCGGTGGCCATATCGAAATCGAAAGCGAGAAAGGGCAGGGGACGACAGTTCGCTTGTTTCTGCCGCGCGCCCGCGCCGATGCCGAGCAGGCGAATGCGTCGGAACCTTTGTCACTCGCCGAACCGGTCGGGCATCGCGAAACCTTGCTCATCGTGGAGGATGACGCGGAGGTCCGTGGCTATTCCGTCGAGATTCTCAGAAGCCTTGGTTATACGGTGCTTGTTGCCAAGCAAGCGAACGAGGCCTTGGCCTATCTGCACCAGTCGCGCGCAATCGATCTTCTGTTCACCGATATCGGCTTGCCCGGCATGAATGGCCGTGATCTTGCCGAGGCGGCGCGCATGCTGCGTCCCGGCCTGCCTGTTCTGTTCACCAGCGGTTATGCCCGCTCCGGCGTGCTCGATGAAGAGCACCTTGACCTCGGAATGCAACTGCTGCGTAAACCCTTCAGCCGCACTGAATTGGCCTGGCGTCTGCGCTTTTTGCTGGCGACGCGGCAGGCGGAGGGAAGCCGCAAAGGCGCCGAAGCGAGGTGA
- the treS gene encoding maltose alpha-D-glucosyltransferase: MIDRNDVSWYRDAIIYQLHVKSFYDHDNDGMGDFKGLTAKLDYIKDLGATAIWLMPFYPSPLRDDGYDISDYRTINPAYGGLRDFRRFVREAHERDLRVITELVINHTSDQHPWFQRARAAKPGSAARNFYVFAENDHRYKDAGIVFLDTEKSNWTWDDEAKAFYWHRFYAHQPDLNFDNPRVIEAVLDIMVFWLDMGVDGLRLDAIPYLIEREGTNCENLPETHAIIKKIRAALDARYSDRMLLAEANLWPEETAQYFGDGDECHMAFHFPLMPRIYMALAQEDRHPITDIMRQTPDIPESAQWAIFLRNHDEMTLAMVTDKERDYLWSFYAADQRARINLGIRRRLAPLLGNDRRKIELLNSLLHSMPGTPVLYYGDEIGMGDNIYLGDRDGVRTPMQWSVDRNGGFSRVDPAKLFLPAIQDPIYGYSAINVEAQLASTTSLLNWTRRLIAVRRSHAAFGRGSLRFLYPSNRRVLAYLRLHEGETLLCVVNVSGSAQAVELDLAEFKNAVPVELMGGVLFPPIGTTPYLLTLAAYGFFWFRLEPVEALRDQMKVRPTPELFTLVATGKLETILAGRELAAFERTVAPRFLVSRPWFDNSERKISSVNVRDFAILRNVHQGRFILPLLDVDFDNGSAQAYFTPFAAEAGTEDENALTHGVAVLRRAAETGLLYDADVNPAFAIAMIDALRSEAVMTTPKSNRFVFRPTKLLADRLDAEADLTALSVHRLETEDDKIALALSNRLILKINHRLHEGVEPEIETSLFLSSTALFTNMPALLGTIEYVDKEGNRTALAILQSFIRSQGDAWRWTLHALKRVLETQALAPTSTQSETAPPDSFATYVPHMRRLGQRTAELHKALAVETDDQAFAAEPLTFKDVEAAAARARSLAERAFTHLERLKRQASVTEETSNACMALLHRQQDCFALIERLTQPPVGAIKIRIHGDYHLGQLLVVKDDVVILNFEANSARTIAERRTKASPLLDVADMVRSFAYAVETARRDLARQLPGTTVASELAKERLRFSRVFIDAYMEAATDSAIWIKDQPTRIRLLRLFFLSKALSALDHEALNRPDWIALPIEGVLLLLDETSELA; encoded by the coding sequence ATGATCGATCGGAATGACGTATCCTGGTATCGCGACGCCATCATCTATCAGCTCCATGTGAAATCCTTTTACGATCACGACAATGATGGCATGGGCGATTTCAAGGGCCTGACCGCCAAGCTCGACTACATCAAGGATCTCGGGGCGACGGCGATCTGGTTAATGCCCTTCTATCCCTCTCCCCTGCGCGACGACGGTTATGACATTTCGGATTATCGCACGATCAATCCTGCCTATGGCGGGCTGCGCGACTTCCGACGTTTCGTGCGCGAGGCCCATGAACGCGATCTGCGCGTGATCACGGAACTCGTCATCAATCATACATCGGATCAGCATCCCTGGTTCCAGCGCGCGCGGGCGGCAAAACCCGGTTCCGCCGCGCGCAATTTCTATGTCTTCGCCGAAAACGATCACCGCTACAAAGATGCGGGCATTGTCTTTCTCGATACTGAGAAATCCAACTGGACCTGGGACGACGAGGCAAAAGCTTTCTACTGGCATCGTTTCTATGCACATCAGCCGGATCTTAATTTCGACAATCCGCGCGTCATCGAGGCCGTGCTCGACATTATGGTGTTCTGGCTCGATATGGGGGTCGATGGATTACGGCTCGATGCCATTCCCTATCTCATCGAACGGGAAGGCACGAATTGCGAAAATCTGCCTGAGACCCATGCCATCATCAAAAAAATCCGTGCCGCTCTCGATGCCCGTTACAGCGATCGCATGCTGCTCGCCGAAGCCAATCTCTGGCCAGAGGAGACCGCACAATATTTTGGCGATGGCGATGAATGCCACATGGCCTTTCATTTCCCACTCATGCCAAGAATCTACATGGCCCTCGCTCAGGAAGACCGGCACCCCATCACCGACATCATGCGGCAGACCCCCGATATTCCTGAAAGCGCGCAATGGGCGATCTTCCTGCGCAATCATGACGAAATGACACTTGCCATGGTCACCGACAAGGAGCGTGACTATCTCTGGTCCTTCTATGCGGCAGACCAGCGTGCCCGCATCAACCTCGGCATCAGGCGGCGGCTCGCCCCTCTGCTCGGCAATGATCGCCGCAAGATCGAACTGTTGAACTCGCTGCTTCATTCCATGCCGGGCACACCCGTGCTCTATTATGGCGACGAGATCGGTATGGGCGACAATATCTATCTCGGCGATCGCGATGGCGTGCGCACGCCAATGCAATGGTCGGTCGATCGCAATGGCGGCTTTAGCCGCGTCGATCCGGCCAAATTGTTCCTGCCGGCCATCCAGGACCCAATCTATGGCTATAGCGCCATCAATGTCGAGGCGCAGCTTGCGAGCACAACCAGCCTGTTGAACTGGACGCGGCGCCTGATTGCCGTGCGTCGTTCCCATGCCGCCTTTGGACGCGGCAGCTTGCGTTTCCTGTATCCATCGAACCGCCGGGTGCTTGCCTATCTGCGCCTCCATGAGGGCGAGACACTTCTCTGCGTCGTCAATGTATCGGGCTCCGCACAGGCCGTGGAACTCGATCTCGCCGAATTCAAAAATGCCGTTCCGGTCGAGTTGATGGGCGGCGTTCTGTTTCCACCGATCGGCACCACCCCCTATCTGCTGACACTGGCCGCTTATGGTTTTTTCTGGTTCCGCCTGGAACCGGTGGAGGCGTTGCGCGATCAGATGAAGGTACGGCCGACGCCTGAATTATTTACCCTCGTCGCGACCGGGAAACTGGAGACCATTCTGGCCGGACGTGAATTGGCGGCTTTCGAGCGCACTGTCGCACCGCGTTTTCTCGTCTCGCGGCCCTGGTTCGATAATAGCGAGCGGAAGATCAGTTCCGTCAACGTGCGGGATTTCGCGATTCTGCGCAATGTTCACCAGGGCCGTTTCATTCTGCCGCTCCTCGATGTCGATTTCGATAATGGCTCCGCGCAAGCCTATTTCACGCCCTTTGCCGCCGAAGCTGGCACGGAGGACGAAAACGCGCTGACCCATGGTGTCGCCGTGCTGCGTCGGGCGGCCGAGACTGGTCTGCTCTATGACGCCGATGTCAATCCCGCTTTTGCGATTGCGATGATCGATGCCTTGCGGAGCGAGGCTGTCATGACAACACCAAAGAGCAATCGTTTCGTCTTCCGGCCGACCAAACTCCTCGCCGACCGCCTCGACGCGGAAGCCGATCTTACGGCGCTCTCCGTACATCGGCTAGAGACTGAAGACGACAAGATTGCGCTGGCCCTCTCCAATCGGCTGATCCTCAAGATCAATCACCGTCTTCACGAGGGAGTAGAACCGGAAATCGAGACCAGTCTGTTTTTGTCCAGCACGGCGCTTTTCACCAATATGCCCGCCTTGCTCGGCACGATCGAATATGTCGACAAGGAAGGAAATCGGACCGCCCTAGCAATTCTGCAGAGCTTCATTCGCAGTCAGGGGGACGCCTGGCGGTGGACACTGCATGCCTTGAAGCGTGTGCTTGAAACACAGGCACTGGCGCCGACCTCGACACAATCGGAAACCGCACCACCTGATAGTTTTGCGACCTATGTTCCGCATATGCGCCGGCTTGGGCAACGCACCGCCGAATTACACAAGGCCCTGGCAGTGGAGACAGACGATCAGGCTTTCGCGGCCGAACCCTTGACTTTCAAGGATGTCGAGGCAGCGGCCGCGCGTGCACGCTCTCTCGCCGAGCGCGCTTTCACCCATCTCGAACGTCTCAAGCGGCAAGCAAGTGTCACAGAAGAAACCAGCAACGCTTGCATGGCTCTCCTGCATCGCCAACAGGACTGTTTTGCGCTGATCGAACGCCTGACGCAGCCTCCCGTGGGGGCGATTAAGATCCGCATTCACGGCGATTATCATCTCGGTCAATTACTGGTCGTGAAGGACGATGTCGTCATCCTCAATTTTGAGGCCAATTCGGCCCGGACTATCGCAGAGCGACGCACCAAAGCCTCGCCCTTGCTCGATGTCGCCGATATGGTACGTTCCTTCGCTTATGCGGTGGAAACCGCGCGGCGTGATCTGGCAAGACAACTTCCCGGCACCACAGTCGCAAGCGAACTTGCGAAGGAACGCCTCCGTTTCTCCCGGGTCTTCATCGATGCCTATATGGAAGCGGCCACCGATAGCGCGATCTGGATCAAGGACCAACCGACCCGCATACGCCTGTTACGTCTGTTTTTCCTGTCGAAGGCTCTCTCTGCGCTCGATCACGAAGCCCTCAACCGACCCGACTGGATCGCTCTTCCGATCGAAGGCGTCCTGCTCCTGCTCGACGAGACCAGTGAGCTCGCGTGA